The genomic region TTAAGAGGGGTTAGTGTGCATCGAGAATGAGTTTATTTTAAAATTCAGGTGTTAGCACATAAACTTCATATTTGAAACTTGTATTAAATGTGATTTATGCATCATTTGATGAACCTCACTTAAATTTTTATGTTGAAGGTATTTCAATTATTGGTGATTGAGGTCTAAAAAGaacattaatttaataaaatatcgaATGGGTGGCGTAGTTGGCTAAGGGCTTTAGGTTTTTTCCATATAGGTCCCGAGGTCAATTCTCTCCATTGAAGTTTATTTGGTAGCTGGGTTGTCCAGGCTTGCTCAATCATCCCCAGGGGGAGTAGTAAGAAAAATAATAAACTATTCAATGTGCTTATAAATACAATATTTACACTGGATATGTTTCACTATATGAAATACATTGGTTGACTTTTGCAATTGATGACTCAACTTGTTCAAAAATAGATGCAAGATGATGGAGATAATTTGGACCATTCATTTTTCAACaagccaataaaataaaataaaataaaataaaacaaaaaaagatatTGTGCTTCAGACCTTCTTGCTTCCCTTTTATCATCAACACCCAAAACTAAAAATGGTCTCAAAGGTGGCTCAAATTCATCAACATGCACTCACTCACCATCCTTGGTCACAAAACCTTCACCTGGCCTTGCCATCATTAAGAAAGTATTCAGACCCTCTTTCCATTCCTCTCTAACACATTCTCTCATCACCCACTTTGCATCCTCCTTTGTTCCCAACTCCAAACACCAAGGCCAAAAAGATGAAGGCCATATCTGCATTTGTTCTAAATCTGAATGAAGATTTAATATATTTCTCTCCCAAGATCATGTCCACCATGCCAAGGAATTTTGGATCTTCAATTTTGAATATGTGCCTTATGCATTCCTTTGTGATGATACCTTTGAAGATACCTTGTTGCTTTGTAGTCCCTAAAGAAAAAAATGCTTCCATTGTAAACACCTTCCTACCAATCGGTCTCTGAAGACTTGCACTTGATATTTGCTCGATCTACTAAAGGTCATCCTATCCTAAAAGACTCTCCCTTGAAATTCGAGCCTTTGCCAACGATGACAAATTTGTCTTATAGTCTGTCAGTCCCTCCCAATCACTCCGTCCATCCTATCTAAGCGTCGACAAAGTAAGTATTCAGTCAGATTTTAAACCCTTTCCATCCCATCTGCCTACTCTATAGGGTTATTATCCTTACGAATTCCTTGCATTCATCTCACTTGTAGTGTCGACATCCTCTCCTAAGGAGAACACAATCCTTTTCAAATCATCCCACCATTCTTACCTCTCCTCGTTGTCTAATCCACACCCCTAGTTTGAAGCTTTGTCAGCCTGTACATTTCCTTCCCTCAAGATACGAGACAATTCAAAATCTTGAAAATATATTAGAAATTTCAAAATTAACTTGATgtatttattaatcttccaattTTGAGCTTCTCATTGGGCCATTGCATTTTACCACTATCTGTGAATCACTCTCAAGGTGAATTTTAGATACACCAATTCGTATAGCTAGCCTTATCGCGAGCAGAGCCGCTTGTGCTTCTGCTTTGTTATTCATTCCATTCTTTAATCTTTGTGCTCCAATGGCTAAGATTATCCATATTCATTTCATGCTACACACTCGACCCTGGATCTTTTGGGTTTTCCTTTGGAAGCACtgtcaaaatttatcttcacctaTCCTTAACTTGGTCTCTACCATAAAATCTTTTTCATTGGCATTGAGAGCCATGAACATGCCAAAAGTTTATCAATGTTTAATAAATTAGTTTTgcgattaaaattaattaataaattttatcgTAAATCTAATAAAAACTTTTTTATAAGCAACGATTTGATTTTTAACAAATGTTTTAAAATATACTTTATCAACTTATTTTATTAGACAATAACTTAATTTGTAAAAGAAgattaaatgatttaaaaaaaatgtttaggAAGACTAATTATAAAATTTGTAAAATTATATAATAcgattatattataaaaaaatgcaTTATTATATTATAGAATTGTCTTTTAATAGAGTTGTGATtctaaaattcaaataaataatagattattaagattttttttaattacaattttttaacaattttaatatagtttatttttattttttacattttattAGAAGTATAGTGTTAATTCTTTTAATTCGATTTATTTAAAAAATCTAATTATATTTACCctcaaatttataattatttttattgttaATATTAACTTTATCTTTCAATTAATGTTATTATCTCGCTATCCACATCTCTCTTTCTCCCCCaatctctctctacctctatttatttttctccccctttctctcttaccctatcttcatctctacctctatcttcctcccaacctccttctttctctttccctttttcTATACTTCTATATCTACGCCACTTTttttctctctatctatatctatccacatttctttgttcatctctccctctatctctatctcatcaTCTCTACATCATTTTCTATCCCTATATCTTTTTCTCGATACAACATCATTTTTTAAATGACCTACCAATTGATCTATGTACAACAAAAATGCATGTAAAAAACAAACTtaaattttccctaattgaccttccacacctctttgtacCCATTACACACAAAAACATAATTGCTAATTTAttctaataatataatattttaacatAAAATCTTTATGCACAATAAATCAGATTGACTCATGTCCACACCACTTGCTTGCATTAAATACTAGACACATGTTTCATGTATTAATACTTTAATATttaaacaagtgccacgtagtggctagtaattgcaactttaattgaatcctaaccctaattaagttGTAATCTTATTTGAACCCTGGCCATAATACTAATTGaatgttaattataaatttaattgaatctTGAATTTAATGCATAATAATCTTTAACCTAAATTGAACACTaatcttaaccttaacccttaccctaaccctgTTTTAACTCTAATAAAAGTCTTGTCTCCTAGTTATAACTCTAATCTTAATTGAATTGTATTCCTAACCTCtttgaatcctaaccataatttaaccttaaccctaaatataatttaaccctaaccctaaatcagAAGTTTTACCTATAAGCCTAATTGATCCTTAACCTTAACTCCATTTTAACTTTAAACCTAACCCTTGCCCTAATTAAATCCATACCCTAACCATGTTTGAACTATAACCATAATTTAATCTAgacttaaaaatttattttataactTTGATTAGACACtaattgaatcatagtcctaacCTTAATTGAGAGGCTTAGTAAAACTGTTAATTTTATAAATTCATTTaaacaatatttaatttttttcaattaaaactcttctaaagtttactATTTATTTGAGAATGTGATTACTGAACAAaagataaattattttttaaaacattattattttatattatcttaTATTACTATTTGATTCAATGAAATGATCTTCAATCATAATctaatcttatattttatttgtattataaaaatgttaattttatattgttaatgttaaaattattagattattattttttgttattctaattactaatatattatattgttgactaattaataaatgacaaagaaGAACCAAGGTCCAACGGTGGGTCCAGCGATATTGAGGTGGCTGACATGTGGCAGGTTAGGTGGCGCCTAGGTGGATTTCGAGCGAACCAAGAAGTGCCACTAGGTAGACCCAGGTCTAGTGGCGGGCCCAACTCAAGGTCAGGTGGCAGATTAGGTGGCACCCAACTGATGTGTAGACAAATCAGGAAGTGACACATGGCAGGGGTCTGCAGGCGaattaacgagtgagcaggttggAGATGATCCAATGGCTGCCGTGATACCACAATGGAAAGTTGCGTGAACCTTAATCATCGCGACCCagcgacaaaccactagcggtgggCTAGGGCAGGTGGTTAAAGCAGATAGTTAATGTAGACGGTGAAGTGGCGGTGGCTAAGTAACCAAGGACCCTAAAGATCGAGCAGTTGACCTGTAATCTGACGGTTGTCGCTGGACCGCAATGAGAAATAGCTCGACAGTTACCCATCGCGACCCAGCTACAAAGAAGAGCCAGGGTCTGGTGGTGGGTCAAGGTGGATTCCAAGCGAACCAAGAGGTGCCACGTGGCGGAGCTCAGTccaaaaaatacaaattaaagagTGATTAAAGAAGTATCCAAATTGTGGAGCCAATTTCCGTAAAAAATACAAGCACGAGGATTGCTAGCGTAGGAAGAGTGCTATTTTTTTAAGTCTAGAGGTTAAagtgattaaaattaaatattttaatcatagttaattaaatgtagAGTTGCACTGAACAAAGTGAAGAGTCATAACCctaaaaaatgtaatgtatatgtgTGAAATCAAGACCGATAAAAAAAGGGAATTaggaagaaagagaggagagactCTAGATAATATTGTACTATTTCAAAAACTTAATTTTATTgcttgaaaataaattaaattaatttatattttataatttaatttctttACAATTGCGCCTACGGATGCTACTagcctatatatatataaaaaattgagaGATATCGAGgctttcatttcaaaatttaacttaaaattaataaattaatagatGAAAGCctagatatctctcaactttttttatatatatttctatatatataggcTAGTTATATTATTattcatattaatatatatatttttttgattgatAACATTTGTATTATATTGCTTAGAATAGAAAAGTATTACATCCAAAGAGCAGATAGACTATCTGCAACACAAAGGGGTCACTCCCCTACTACGAAAAGGAACCCAAAAAGCACCATCCCACCATGACCCACAACCACAAAAAGGGTCGCATACATATACAAAAAACCACACATTAGACCCCACCCAATCCAAACCTAGCTACGAAACCACCCCAATGCCTCTTCTCTTGAGAAATTGGGGATACCCCTGCTGGGTCCAGCCTCCTGTGTCACACTCCCTCCACCTGGCACCGTTCTTAGCTTGCTTCCACACAATGACCTACGCTCCACCACCTTCGCCGATTTCATTGGAAGTTGATGCCGAACCAAAGGCCTCCCAACCTCGTCCAGAGGGGCCTCGGACCGAATGGGAGTCACCTTCTCGCGGATCTTAACACATTCAGTCAGCCCCAACTGGCGAACAAAGTTCACAATCTCAACCCAGCCCTTCCTTGCGTCCTCCTGCAAAGCAACCGACTGAGAAGCCGACCAGATGACAAAAGGCTGCAGCTCCCCAATGACCACTCCAATCCTCCTGCTCGGGCCTGCCTCCATCTTTAGCCCCTCGCCAATGACAACTCGGGCCACCACTTCCTGCAAACCTCCTGCCCATTTGGGTCTTAACACCAGGGAAGTAATCCATTGCACTTCCTCTACCGACTTCCCCACCTGCAAGGCCAAAGTAGTAAAGAGCAACGAAATGTCAAGATTTGTTCTCGACTGCCAATCCTGAGTTAGGAATTCCTCTCCAAACAGCAACCTAATTGCCCTCTAGAAATTGTCTCCATCCACTCTGAAGATGTTCGTTAGCCTAATCCTCGAGACCAACCCACGAAACGTAGGCAATTGtccatttgattccaatgaaaaaTTCGCTTCCATCCTTACGCTCTACTGCAAAAAATGAAACCCTGAACACTCCGCCTACCACCGTGCAGTCACCACCAAATGCCAGGAATCAAAGCACAAAGGCCTTTAAAGCCGCCTCCATCACATGTCATGAGTACTTCACACACTTCGTTGAAATCTAAACATCATCACCAGTCACTCACATCGCTTGCCTCCATCATCAACCATCACCGAAAGGCCACTTGCAGTAAATTTGTAGAACACACACCACGAGGAACATAAATTCCACAGAATCATGGCTACGAATGGTCATTTCAAATCAAGCTTGGGTTCACTTTTCTAAAATAAGCCTTCTACTCAAAATCATAATCAAGAGGACTACAATTTCTAAAGTCCTCAAACAAACTAAACATATTTTCCAAGGAGCCATTCGCTCCCACATTGGAAAGTTTGTCAGCTTCCAAGTTTGCTTCCCGAAGGACACGAgtcaccttaaaatcttcaaaatcgTTCAGCAAAAGTTGCATTCTATGCACCTGCTTGTCTAAAAGCCACGCTTACATTAGCCCTCGAGCTATCCCATTCACCACAACCTGAGAGTCACTTTCCAAATGAAGTTTCTTGACCCCCAATTTCCCAGCCATTAGGATAGCTTCTAACACTGCATGACATTCAGCAACGTTGTTCGTTCCATCCACCAATCTCTTAGCACCAATGGCCAGAGTGTTGCTCCGATCATCTCGAGCAATCACCCCAACACCCGAAGCCCCTGGGTTGCCCCTCGATgcgccatcaaaattaatcttaatccacccCTTCTCAGGCGGAGTCCACTATGGGATTGGTAGGCCCTTACTTTGAAGATTAGCCCTCAGTAGCCCATTAACAGGCCTGAATTTGACCAGAGGCCAACTTGACAAAAAACTAGCATCAAACTGTGAAAAAAGAGTCTTGGCTAAATTCACATGAGAGGCAGCATTAGAAACCAGTTCCGAAATGGCCCTCTCCAATCTAAACAAAAACCGCTTACAATTTTCCGCTTTTCCTTCAAACACTCTTCGGTTTCGCTCCTTCCAAAGTTCCCATAAAACAGTAGAGGGCAAAATCTTCCATATGGCGGCAAAGATAGAAGTCTTACCCAAAACTGGCCAAGATTCCAACCAATCACACAAGTTCCCAGCCATAGGGCCCTTCCAATTCAATCTCTGTAGCCCAAAAAGCCACGCTTTCTGAGCGAATTCACAATTTAGCAGAAGATGGTCCACATCCTCCTCCGCCTTTTCACATAGCACACAGCGAAAAGGGCTTGCAAACCCCATTTTCCTCAGACGATCTCCAAAGAGAATCCACTTATTGCCAGCTAGCTAAGAAAAGGCTCCAACTTTCGGAAGGCACGCATTGTTCCAACACACCTTAGATTCCCACTCCTTTGTCTTGACATCGCTTTCCAAAAGAGAGACTCCCACTTTCACAGAGTAGCAACCACTCTTGGACCCGCAATAGACAATTTCATCCTCCTCCCTTGAGAACGAGACTTCACGGTTTTCCAGGATCTTGCTCAGATATCTTTCCTCATCTACCCCCAAATTTAAAACCCGAGGGTCTTTCCATCCCCATCTCTGTCCCAACAAGGGCATATCTTGCGACAAAAAATTGCCCACCTTTGAGCCCCAAACCCGACAAGTCTTTAAAACTATTTGCTGGGGGGCCTGGGACTCCAATGATGGATGACCATCCCAGGAGTCCTGCCAAAAGTTCGCCTTACGCCCATCACCAATACACCAAGAAAGGTGATTTGTGATCAGGCTCCTACAACTCACCAAAAAGTTCCACAAAGCCGACTCTCTCGGGGGATCTTTCACTGTAAGAATCCTTTCCTTTTCCCTACTATCCAAATATTTAGCTCGTAGAATTCTGACCCATCTCTGCTCCGGTTTACTATACATTTGCCATACCAACTTAGCCCCCATGGCCTCATTAATAAGCCTCCAATCATGGAGCCCCGCCCCTCCCCCACCTTTGGGTTTACAAACTCTGTCCCATGCCATGAGCGAAACTTTCTCCTGTTCCTGATTTACATTCCACAAAAACTTTCTCATCTTCTACTGCATACTCTTGATGATCGAGCCTGGGAGTTTGAAACAAGCCATTGGGAAAATTAGCATAGCCGATACAACTGACTTCAGCATTAGAATGCGACCAGCCAAAGAAAGCCACTTACTCTTCCAGCCCTCCATCTTAGCTTTACAACCATCTAGCAACCCTTTCCAAATGTCAGTCTTACCTGCTCCAGCAAAGAGTGGCATACCAAGGAACTTACCAGGCAGTTGGCCAATCATAATCCCAAACAATCTAGCAATAGCTCTCTGAGACCAACATTCCGTATGGAAGAAAAAGATCTCCGATTTGAGCCAATTTATTTCCTGACCAGTGGCCCAAGTAAATCTGTCCAAAACTTTCTTTATAACCGAAGCCTCGTGCATAGAAGCAACACCGAAAAGAcaggtgtcatcaacaaactgagaATGAGTTGTGGAGTCCACCCCTTGGGCAATCTCAATACCCTTCCACAACCCTTGATCTCTCTTGCGAGCAATCGACCGTCCAAGAACTTCAGCCATCAAGATAAAGAAAAAGGGGGAtccatattaatatttttattattaggatatttttattttaaacattatattattattttataatttttatgactatattaataatattttatattgtaTTATGTTATTATTCTATATTTGTTTTAATCTCgttatgttatcaaaatttaataatattaaattaggTGAGCATAATGTTAACCTAACCAACTAAGAGATTCATGATAGTTATCTTGTAacatatatcaaataaaaaaaaaatgtactaATAATAATAACCATAATATATTTCAATAAACACTATAAACacaataaaagatttgatggcaaaaaaataataatttcatacTTTATAAAACTTTTATGGTCTAAATACGGTATCATTGCTATGAAAATctctttcattcattaattaaatgAAATACTCCTACAATTATTATTAAAAAGGATCTCAATTATCAGGTCCTTTACCTGCAATTATTAATTCCTTCCCCTCAATAAGACGAAAATCATCTAAGAAGGAAGCGCCCTTGAATAGAAATGGGAGAAAAATTTGTCAGACTGTGAAGGTGGGGACAGGGAGTTTTACGGCCATAATAACGAGCTGACAAACCCCCGGGAGGACTAAGATGGAGACTGGTAAAAACCTTTTCTGTTCTTTAAAGATGGCGGGAAGAAATTCGCCAGCAACAATTATTCCTACCCGGGAGATTCGCTTTGGACCGCATACGCGGATTAACGAGCGCGCATCTCCAAATTGGTGCTCAATTGACGCAAGTCGAGGAAAATTGGAGGCTCACAGTATGCGGTAACCCGTGAATGCTCTATATTGTCCGTTCCCTACTTTCCCTGTGTCCGCTAAACTTTGTTCCCCTTTTTGTAATAATAATATCAATTGGGCAACCCCAGAGAAAGGCGGAAGAGGAACACTGAGACTAGAGTTAATGCCGCCAACCCTTGATTCACGTgatttgttttcaattaatttctCTCTTCATTCATGTCGAAGTATAGGTAGTTTATCCATCTATCAGCCCGTAAGTAGTGTGGGTATGAGCATTGGGATGTGCGCACTGTGCAGACAGTGAGGGCTGAATCCTCACTACCTAGTTTCTCTCAATGCAATGCCTTATGTAGCGGGGCTGAAAGTTGGAGTTGTAAAAACTGAAATTTAGTAAGAGCTACTCCCACAGTTATGATGGTTTGGGCCAAGCTAAGGAAGTGGTGTAGCTTATTAGCATTAGCATTGTGGGCAGTTGCCATGGGGATTTGCCAAGGAGCCCTGGTAATCAACTTCACTCAGACTCCGCACAACCCCACTAATGTGAGGGATGCGTTTTTTAGATATACTGTAGCAGACGAGAGAGGTAGAAATCCCTGTGAGGATAAGGATATTAACTGCACCTTCACATGTCAGGTTAGCGCTTTTTACTCCTCGGTTGTGTAAGTTTTTAATAGAGAACTCAAAACTGttatttttttttgcattggaGACTTGGTACTGATAGTTGTTCCCGCTACACTCACTTGGGCTGTCTCACCCATTGGCTTCATTTATAGCTCCTGTAAACATAATGAATAGGTTTTAAAACATACCATCTCGTCTGTCATTTGGAGGCTTTTAATCTTTGTAACTGGTGAAGCAAGCTGGAAAACAGTTGGGTTAAATGCTTAGAGCTCTACGAGTGAAAATTTTACAGCTCGGTTTCGGGGTCATTTCCCAGTGGGCGTCGAGAAACGGAGTTATCCTATTATACAGGGCTTCCTGCCATTCGTTTTTGCCACTCGCTAGACAAAGTGAGCTCTTATTATCATCAGAAATGGGGTGTACCACGTGTGAATTGCGTTCTTGAGGGTTTTACAGCATTACCCAAGAATAGGGTCCCTATTCAATGACCGTCATCTTTGGGATAATTGAGGCAATGGGTTAAATGATCTAAAAATCGTGATTCATTTTATTATTCTTTTGTTGAGAAGTTCAAAGTTTCTTTCTCACTTTCAACCTCAGAAGAGTAATTTACCCCTCCCCcacttaaaaacataaaaaataggcGAACATAAAATTTGCTGAGAGGAGACGCTATATAGCTTATTGCTACAGAACACAGTTTTCTTGCAACTGTTTTTAGTTAGTAGCTACATTCTGCTACTCGCGTTGGCTATTATCTGCATGTACAAATAAAAGTATGTTTCGCCACTATTCTGAAAGTAGGCTAGTTAGGCCGAGTCAAAGCTAATTCGGAGACATCTAACTAGATGTAAATCTCCctcagaattattatttttttcctcTAGAATATTTGAATTGTATTTAGTATATGATTCTGTACTAAGTGTACTTAATGGGTTTAATGTGATTTATCACTGGTTTAGTTTACAGCTAAAGTCACATGAATCTGGCCTGGGAAGGTCGTAATAAACTGAAGAGTATGAGGAATCAGCTGTATAGAAGTAAAATAGAGAAAATTAGGTAAAATGCTAATCCTctcaaattctaaatatatattttatgtatTGCCGCTGTTAAAAGAAGGGTGTGAACAAAACAACACATCCATAAATGCAAAGTTCTTATCCATGCATCATAGTGAGAAGCTATAAAATCAATCTCGAGAAGTGGAACTCCTATACTCATGTTTGGAAACAACGTGTTCTTGCATTTGACGGCATTGCGGATTTGCTTTCTAATTGTCTGTGTATGCTTAGCCATCTCAAGTCTCTACCTCAAAATTCTATACCCTCTGTCCCTAGAATTCATTCTGATAGCGTATTGCCCTTGGCTGCTCGATAGCATTAGTGTTCTTACTTGCTTCCAATTGTGTTGAAGACTACGGGATACAAATATTAAATCCTTTTTTTTGTGCTTTTGGAGTGAATGTAGTCTAATAGGCTGATTACAGTTATAAAAGGCTGATTACAAACATTATCCTCAAAGTGGCAGTAATGTTGGGACGATGACATCATCTGTTTAAGGACACTCAATGAGGGAAGCCATTGCTGTCCATTCCATCTTAGTTGATCATTGTTCTACTGGGGATCTGATCTATAAGCAATTTCATGTAAAAGTTTCTCTTTGTCAACTTATTCATCAAAAGATGCTAAAGGAAAATAGAGCATATTTTTTATTGCCCAAAACTCTTTGTACAAGCATCTTAGATAATATACTGTCATCTATCCGTCTGGAGCTAGATAATAATTAAGGGGGAATGACCATCGGTTCTATATTTTCTAACGATTTCTCtggtatatatataaaatttacctTCTGATGATAAAAAATAACTTTGTTGCTAAGTATCAAGTAGTTCCTAAGTCAATGGAAGTTGAAAAATCAATCAAAGTGGATACTTATTCCAGAAGTACCACTTCTTACAAGTTTTTAGTAATGGTAAAACAAGGGTTATGTTTATTAAACTTTACATTTACTTATTGTAGGACACCCTATTATTAATTTAGAGGTCTAACATCTAATGCTAAATCAATGTCTAATATCTAATGCTAAATCAATCGTAAGTAATCACACCAAAATTACATAAAAGCTGAAACGGTAAATGTAAAAGAGAGAATGTGCTTAGTtctatgttgatgatgatgattgtgcTGGATCTCATGCCCGGTGATCAGAATCAGGATTCTAGAATTGTATCTGCACCTGTCAAACTGTGATAAATAGGTGCTAGGCCACACCCATGGTTTAGTCTTTGGACGCCTTTGCTTCTAGCAGATCTGTCTGCTGCTAAAATTCTCTTGATATCGTGTTTGCCTTTCCTATACTTGTATTTAAGATAAATGGGGTGTGAAAAGCACCTTGGGTTTTGGCTGTGTTCAGAGGGAAGTATGAAGCTTCATTGGTAATGATATTAACCCCTTTGCTGATTTACAATGATTGAAGACATGTGAGACATGAATGTGAATTGTCTGGATGATGTGGTGTTATGATTCTGATGCAGAGGTGCAAAGAATTCTTTCTAATGCATTCCAATAATACTTCCCACTGTGCCCTTAAATAAAAGACCC from Cryptomeria japonica chromosome 3, Sugi_1.0, whole genome shotgun sequence harbors:
- the LOC131050447 gene encoding uncharacterized protein LOC131050447, with amino-acid sequence MAEVLGRSIARKRDQGLWKGIEIAQGVDSTTHSQFVDDTCLFGVASMHEASVIKKVLDRFTWATGQEINWLKSEIFFFHTECWSQRAIARLFGIMIGQLPGKFLGMPLFAGAGKTDIWKGLLDGCKAKMEGWKSKWLSLAGRILMLKSVVSAMLIFPMACFKLPGSIIKSMQ